The region GCAGAAGCTCGACCAGGTGATCGCGAGCCGCGCGGCGATGCCCGGCGCCCCGGCCGCGGCACCCGCGCCGGTGGCGAGCGCGCCGGCCAGCGGTGACAGTGCCATCTCCTTCCTCGCCGAGACGACGACGCCCAGCGCGGCGGCGCCGGCCGAGGGCGAAGGCCTGCTCACCCTCATGCGCGGCTACGAGGGCGGCGGCATCTTCATCTACAAGGACGACATGGCGAAGGTGAAGGCCTACCTCGACGATCCCCTGGTCGCGGCGGCGGTGCCGCCCGGCTACGAGTTCATCTGGGGCGCCAAGGATATCGCCGACGCCAGCGGCCGGACGGCGCGCTTCCTCTACTACTGCTCGAGCCGCGTCGAGCTGGACGGCAAGAGCCTCACCGGCGCCGTGGCCGAGCCCGACAACGACCGGCCGGGCTTCCACCGCGTCGCCTTCACGCTCGACCGCGCCGGCGCCAACACCTTCGCGCGCACGACCGAGCGCAACGTCGGTCGCCAGCTGGCGACGATCCTCGACGACCAGGTCTTCCTGGCGCCGGTGATCGAGTCCCGCATCGGCGGCGGCTCGGGCGTCATCACCGGCCGCTTCACGGCCGATGAGGCGGCGGACAACGCGATCCTCCTGCGCGCAGGCGCCCTGCCGGCCACCATGCGCATCGAGGAGGAGCGCTCCGTCGGCCCGAGCCTGGGCCGCGACTCGATCACGATGGGCTTCCGCGCCGCGCTGATCGGCTTCATCGGCATCCTCATCTTCGTGCTGGTCATCTACCGCGGCAGCGGCCTGATCGCCATCGGGGCGCTCATCCTCAACCTGATCATCCTGCTCGCGGCGATGGCCTACCTGCACGCGACGCTGACCCTGCCGGGCATCGCGGGCATCATCCTCAGCATCGGCATGGCGGGGGACTCGCACGTGCTCATCTACGAGCGCATCCGCGAGGAACTGCGTGGCGGCAGCAAGGTGCGGCCGGCGATCGCGGCCGGCTTCGACCGCGCCTTCACGACCATCTTCGACTCGAACCTGACGACGCTGATCACGGCGCTCGTGCTCTACATCTTCGGCATCGGCCCGATCAAGGGCTTCGCTGTCACGCTCACGATCGGCATCATCGTGAGCATGTACACCGCGCTGCTGGTGAGCCGGTCCATCTTCGACCTCCTCACCTACAAGCGCCCGATGCAGTCCCTGAGCATCTGAGCGACGGAAAGACGAGGCATACCATGCTGGAACTACTCAAGGACACGAACTACCAGATCATCCCGCGGCGCTGGATCCTGATCTCGATCTCGGCCGTCGTCATCCTGGCCGGGCTGATCAGCCTGGTCGTCAGGGGCGGTCCGAACTACGGCATCGATTTCCAGGGCGGCTACAAGTTCATCGTCAAGTTCTCGGGCCCGGCCGAGCTGGCGCGCGTGCGCGAGGTCGTCAACGGCCTCGGCTACTCGCACAGCCAGGTCCAGGACTTCGGCAGCGAGCACGAGGTGGTGATCGTCCTGCCCTTGGAAGAGGAGATCGCCGCGACGGGCGGCACGGATCCCGTCCAGGCCCGTCTCGGCGAGGCCCTGCGGGCGAACTTCCCGGTGGCGGAGATCAGCCAGGAGAAGGTCGGGCCGAAGATCGGCAGCGAGCTGCGCACGCAGGCGCTCTGGTCGATCTTCTACTCGCTGCTCGGCCTGATCGTCTACATCACCTGGCGCTTCGAGTTCAGGTTCTCGATCGCCGCCATCGTCGCGCTGATCCACAACGTGATCATCATGATCGGCTTCTTCAGCCTCCTGAACAAGCAGATCGACCTCACGGTGCTCGGCGCCTTGCTCACCCTGGTCGGCTACTCGATCAACGACACGATCGTCGTGTTCGACCGCATCCGCGAGAACCTGCGCTCGCATCGGCGCGGCCAGTCCTACGCCGAGCTGGTGAACGCCAGCATCAACCAGACGCTCAGCCGCACGATCGTCACCGGCGGCTCGGTGCTGATCGTGGTGGCGATGCTCTTCCTGTTCGGCGGGGCGGTGATCCACGACTTCGCGTTCACGCTCTTCGTGGGCACGCTCGTGGGCACCTACAGCTCGATCTTCATCGCGAGCCCGATCCTCGTCGAGTGGCAGGCCGCCAGTCAGCGGCGGCGCGAGCGCCGTCTGGCCACGGCCTAGCCGCGCGCAGCGAGCCGCTCGTCTCCCTGGAGGGGGCGCCGCGAGGCGCCCCCTTTTTGCTGGCGCCGCCTGAGCCTGCTCCTTAGGATCGCGCCATGCGCCTGCGCCGCCTCCTGCCGCTCTGCGCGCCGCCGCTCGCCCTCGCGGTCCTCCTCGCGGCGATGGCGGGGGCGGTCACGCCCCCGGCGGCGCCGCCGAGGGCCGGCGCCGGCGAGGCGGGGCCGCGGCGCAGCGAGCTCTGGCGGCACAGCCTTGCCGGGGCCGAGGGCCTCGCGCCCGCCGTCGAGGGGCTGGCCGCCGCGCTGGTGGCGGGGAACGCGCGCGCGATCGTCGCCCAGAGCGGACCCGGGCGCCTGCGCTTGCAATCGCGCGGGCTCGGCCTGCCGCCGACCCTCTGCGGTCCCGCCCAGGCTCGCGTCCTGCTGCATAGCCAGCTCCAGCCGGCCGGGCGCGCCGAACTGCGCCTCGGCCCCGCGGCGCTGGACGGCACGGGTGAGCGAGCGCGCGTGGCCTTCGACCTCCTCGGCGGCGAGCTGGGGTCCGGCTCGCCGGCGCAGCGCCGTTTCATCGCCGTCTACCGGCGGGAGGCTCCGGCGGCCTGGCGGCTGGAGGCACTGCGGTGCCCTTGAGCCGCCGGCACTGGGGCCGAGCGCTGCTCGTCACCTTGCTGCTGGCGGGGCGGAGCGCCGCTGCTCAGACAGAGGCCTGGACCCGCCACAGCGAGAGCGCCCTGGCCGCCGCCGGCGAGGCGCTGACCGCGCAGATCGATCTCGCTCTGGCAGGCCTGGCCAAGCGCGGCGAGCGCCTGAGCCAGGCCGCGCCGGCGGCGTTGCCGGACGCGGCGAGCGCCTTCGCCTTCCTCGAGCGCAGTCTCGGGCCGGCGCCGACGCTGGCCGGCCTACCGCTCGGCGTGCAGCTGCTGCGCGGCGACGAGCCGCTGGCCTGGCTCGGCCATCCGATTCCCCCGGACGAGGAGCGGGCGACCGCGGGGCCGGCGCTCGGCAGCTTCGGGGTCTACCGCTTCCTCAGCCTGCGCGGGCCACTGGGCGGGACTGGGCTCGACTGGCTGCTCGACCTGCCCCTCGCGCCACGCCTGCCCGGCGGCGGCGGCGGTCTGCCGACGCTGCTGGCGGCGCCGGCGGGGCTCGACCTGCGCGTCCTGCCGCCGGAGTCGCC is a window of bacterium DNA encoding:
- the secF gene encoding protein translocase subunit SecF, coding for MLELLKDTNYQIIPRRWILISISAVVILAGLISLVVRGGPNYGIDFQGGYKFIVKFSGPAELARVREVVNGLGYSHSQVQDFGSEHEVVIVLPLEEEIAATGGTDPVQARLGEALRANFPVAEISQEKVGPKIGSELRTQALWSIFYSLLGLIVYITWRFEFRFSIAAIVALIHNVIIMIGFFSLLNKQIDLTVLGALLTLVGYSINDTIVVFDRIRENLRSHRRGQSYAELVNASINQTLSRTIVTGGSVLIVVAMLFLFGGAVIHDFAFTLFVGTLVGTYSSIFIASPILVEWQAASQRRRERRLATA
- the secD gene encoding protein translocase subunit SecD gives rise to the protein MSRNQKIKFYSTFVVLALSLWLLWPSFSFFSKSKAELNSLRVNDGKAYNKLLDKSLSLGLDLQGGTYLVLEVDLEGVPDEKRADTVNQAIKVIRNRVDQFGVSEPSITKQGDSRIVVELPGLPDVERATRLLNTTALLELKLVAQQGETFSALQKLDQVIASRAAMPGAPAAAPAPVASAPASGDSAISFLAETTTPSAAAPAEGEGLLTLMRGYEGGGIFIYKDDMAKVKAYLDDPLVAAAVPPGYEFIWGAKDIADASGRTARFLYYCSSRVELDGKSLTGAVAEPDNDRPGFHRVAFTLDRAGANTFARTTERNVGRQLATILDDQVFLAPVIESRIGGGSGVITGRFTADEAADNAILLRAGALPATMRIEEERSVGPSLGRDSITMGFRAALIGFIGILIFVLVIYRGSGLIAIGALILNLIILLAAMAYLHATLTLPGIAGIILSIGMAGDSHVLIYERIREELRGGSKVRPAIAAGFDRAFTTIFDSNLTTLITALVLYIFGIGPIKGFAVTLTIGIIVSMYTALLVSRSIFDLLTYKRPMQSLSI